Proteins encoded within one genomic window of Granulicella pectinivorans:
- a CDS encoding PAS domain-containing protein — MGSPLRRRERALITLDSIGDAVICTDLKGKIIFLNMVAEKMTGWSSEEAIHQTMSKTFMVIEGNTHISRAG; from the coding sequence TTGGGGAGCCCTCTCCGCCGAAGGGAGCGCGCCCTGATCACACTCGATAGTATTGGCGATGCCGTGATCTGTACCGACCTCAAGGGCAAGATCATCTTTCTCAACATGGTGGCAGAAAAGATGACGGGTTGGTCTTCCGAGGAAGCGATCCACCAAACGATGAGCAAGACTTTTATGGTGATCGAGGGGAATACTCATATCTCGAGGGCGGGGTAA
- a CDS encoding acyl carrier protein: MDNLLQQVQEIFRDVFDQPNLVITRESNASTVEDWDSLAHINLVNAIQKEFKIKFALGELQELKNVGDMIDLMHVKLAAKK, encoded by the coding sequence ATGGATAACCTTTTACAGCAAGTGCAGGAGATCTTCCGCGACGTCTTCGATCAGCCAAATCTAGTCATCACCCGCGAATCCAATGCCTCTACCGTTGAAGATTGGGATTCGCTTGCACACATCAATCTCGTGAATGCCATCCAGAAAGAGTTCAAGATTAAGTTCGCACTTGGAGAGTTGCAGGAACTCAAGAATGTCGGCGACATGATCGACCTGATGCATGTCAAGCTCGCCGCAAAAAAGTAA
- the cysD gene encoding sulfate adenylyltransferase subunit CysD yields the protein MPQTSTAVLDAPVVVSPARLNHLQALEAESIAIMREAVAEFARPVMLYSIGKDSSVMLRLAQKAFFPGKIPFPLLHIDTSYKFPEMIAFRDAYAKEIGADLVVHRNEEAIANGANPYTLGTQNCCGLLKTRSLLDALEEGGYDAAFGGARRDEEKSRAKERVYSFRDAAGQWDPKNQRPELWSLYNSRLRKGESIRVFPLSNWTELDIWLYLYAEKIPIVPLYFAQDRPVITRGGQMTVVHDGMKLFPNEVVRTEKVRMRSLGCLPCTGAMRSEADTLPKIIEELMTFRRSERENRAIDHDEEGSMEVKKREGYF from the coding sequence TTGCCCCAAACCAGTACGGCAGTTCTCGATGCGCCGGTCGTTGTTTCGCCGGCCCGGCTCAATCACCTTCAGGCGCTGGAGGCGGAATCGATTGCGATTATGCGGGAGGCTGTGGCGGAGTTCGCACGGCCGGTGATGTTGTATTCGATCGGCAAAGACTCGAGCGTGATGCTTCGTCTCGCGCAGAAGGCCTTTTTCCCCGGAAAGATCCCGTTTCCTCTGCTGCATATCGATACGAGCTACAAGTTTCCTGAAATGATCGCTTTCCGCGATGCCTACGCGAAGGAGATCGGGGCAGACCTGGTGGTCCACCGGAATGAAGAGGCAATCGCGAACGGCGCGAATCCTTACACGCTGGGCACGCAGAACTGCTGCGGATTGCTGAAGACGCGGTCTCTGCTCGATGCGCTTGAAGAGGGCGGATACGATGCTGCGTTCGGCGGCGCTCGTCGCGATGAGGAGAAATCTCGTGCAAAGGAAAGGGTTTACAGCTTTCGCGATGCGGCCGGGCAGTGGGATCCGAAGAACCAGAGACCGGAGCTGTGGTCGCTCTACAACTCCCGATTGCGCAAGGGGGAGTCGATCCGGGTGTTTCCGCTGAGCAACTGGACGGAGCTGGATATCTGGCTCTACCTCTATGCAGAGAAGATTCCCATCGTTCCCCTTTATTTTGCGCAGGATAGGCCGGTGATTACACGCGGCGGGCAGATGACGGTGGTCCACGACGGGATGAAGCTGTTTCCAAATGAGGTGGTCCGGACGGAAAAGGTTCGGATGCGTTCTCTAGGATGTCTGCCTTGTACGGGCGCAATGAGGTCGGAGGCGGATACGCTGCCGAAGATCATCGAGGAGCTGATGACGTTCCGCCGGTCCGAGCGGGAGAACCGGGCGATCGATCACGACGAAGAGGGAAGCATGGAAGTGAAGAAGCGCGAGGGGTACTTCTAA
- a CDS encoding MBOAT family O-acyltransferase, giving the protein MLFNSFPYIFLFLPIVVVLTLLARRVGGPKAAQAVVLVASLFFYTWWKPIHLPYLLGSIAANWLIAKHIDTSTDEDRKRWLQFGLVANVLFLSIFKYVNFFLKSFHQLIPQRFLLPDLDFPLGVSFFTISQIMYLVDCYETILPASSLFDHATFVSFFPYVISGPIAKAKRILHQAPNFGGSGTLGTDLMARGIYLFSLGLFKKVVFADAFARVSDYGVASVSNPSTLESWVFSIAYSMQVYFDFSGYSDMAIGSALMLGIEIPQNFNAPFKALTLIKYWQRWHISLTNFITTYLYTPILQSFPKATLSAAAVATILAMSIAGLWHGPAWTYVWWGVYHGIGLAINQYWNKKKILKLPAAVSWVLTFSFVNGSFVLFHARTVSEAVRGLIGLFPRHNLLGTTNLKMMTQHAIIMHILGPPLLVGFVIAFLGKSSEERAREFKPTVFHSATAVVLLLAAWIFLNSSIATPFVYFQF; this is encoded by the coding sequence ATGCTCTTCAATTCCTTCCCGTACATCTTCCTGTTCCTTCCGATTGTCGTCGTGCTTACGCTACTCGCGCGCAGGGTCGGTGGGCCCAAGGCGGCTCAGGCCGTCGTGCTCGTTGCCTCGCTCTTTTTCTACACGTGGTGGAAGCCGATCCACCTGCCGTATCTCCTCGGCTCCATCGCAGCTAATTGGCTGATCGCCAAGCATATCGATACCTCTACCGATGAAGACCGGAAACGCTGGCTGCAGTTTGGACTGGTCGCCAATGTTCTTTTCCTCAGCATCTTCAAATACGTCAACTTCTTCCTGAAGAGCTTTCATCAACTTATTCCCCAGCGTTTCCTGCTTCCGGACCTTGACTTCCCGCTGGGCGTCAGCTTCTTCACGATCTCGCAGATCATGTACCTGGTGGACTGCTATGAGACGATCCTTCCGGCCAGCAGTCTCTTCGATCACGCCACCTTCGTATCGTTCTTCCCGTATGTGATCTCAGGTCCGATTGCCAAGGCGAAGCGGATTTTGCATCAGGCACCAAACTTCGGCGGCAGCGGCACCCTGGGCACCGATCTGATGGCACGCGGCATCTATCTTTTTTCGCTGGGCCTCTTCAAGAAGGTCGTCTTCGCCGATGCCTTTGCGCGCGTCTCCGACTACGGGGTCGCGTCAGTCAGCAATCCCTCGACACTGGAGTCGTGGGTCTTCTCCATCGCATACTCCATGCAGGTTTATTTCGATTTCAGCGGATACTCCGACATGGCGATCGGCTCGGCGCTGATGCTTGGGATCGAGATACCCCAGAACTTCAATGCCCCGTTCAAGGCGTTGACGCTCATCAAGTACTGGCAACGCTGGCACATCTCGCTGACCAACTTCATTACCACGTACCTCTATACGCCGATCTTGCAGTCTTTCCCGAAGGCGACCCTATCGGCTGCCGCCGTTGCCACCATTCTTGCGATGAGTATTGCCGGTCTTTGGCACGGCCCAGCATGGACCTACGTCTGGTGGGGTGTGTATCACGGGATTGGCCTAGCGATCAATCAGTATTGGAACAAGAAGAAGATCCTCAAGCTGCCGGCGGCCGTTTCGTGGGTGCTGACCTTCAGCTTCGTCAACGGGTCCTTCGTGCTCTTCCATGCACGCACTGTTTCTGAGGCAGTACGCGGCCTCATCGGCCTCTTCCCTCGTCACAATCTGCTGGGAACCACAAACTTGAAGATGATGACACAACACGCCATCATTATGCATATCCTGGGACCTCCGCTCCTTGTTGGCTTCGTCATCGCCTTCCTCGGCAAGTCTTCCGAAGAGAGAGCACGCGAGTTCAAACCGACCGTCTTTCATTCAGCCACGGCGGTTGTTCTTCTACTCGCGGCCTGGATCTTTCTGAACTCGTCCATCGCAACTCCGTTCGTCTACTTTCAGTTCTAA
- a CDS encoding HAD-IIIC family phosphatase, which translates to MRLHAMPIETLQRKRKGIRRELQTQTDLHEIRIAVLGGSTTNELVDFLELLLLDSGFNPTFYQSEYNRYYEDAVLEPELVVTFRPDIIYIHTTAVNIRSFPPLSCTEVELRDYVYTQVNHFRSIWQSLQQHVDAQIIQNNFEAPATASLGNLDAVLPAGHTRYTNEVNLELARVIGKEPRVILQDIQSIAARLGLVQWSELDRWWSYKLATTVEGSFAIAASLASIIRAIYGKSRKCLVLDLDNTLWGGVIGDDGPDKIQIGRETPVAEAYTGFQEYCLSLRNRGILLAVCSKNNEEIAKQGFDHPDSILKLEHFAAFRANWEPKHENILSIAKELNLGVDSFVFVDDNPAERAIVEGNIAGIAVPDVGSDVSKYAGILDAARYFETTSLAKDDLQRAKQYEENAQRAKTETKFANYGEYLDSLEMTAEIELFQPVYMERIVQLTNKTNQFNLTTRRYTLAEMEAAISDGQIGIYGKLTDRFGDNGLVSVVLGRVEGPCMHIDLWLMSCRVLKREMEIAMLDVLAEQARQAGVETIHAQYLPTAKNAMVADHYEKLGFTLLSRDDTTGVSTWSLDIRQYEARTSHIKLPELSLKNG; encoded by the coding sequence ATGCGTCTGCATGCGATGCCCATAGAAACCCTACAGCGAAAACGTAAGGGAATCCGCCGTGAACTTCAGACCCAGACAGACCTGCATGAAATCCGCATCGCAGTCCTTGGGGGCTCTACCACCAATGAACTCGTCGATTTCCTTGAGTTGCTTTTGCTCGACTCCGGCTTCAACCCCACGTTCTATCAGTCCGAGTACAACCGCTACTACGAAGACGCGGTTCTGGAACCGGAGCTCGTCGTCACGTTCCGCCCGGACATCATCTATATTCATACGACCGCAGTCAACATTCGTTCATTTCCGCCTCTTTCCTGCACCGAGGTGGAGCTTCGCGACTACGTGTACACGCAAGTGAATCACTTCCGCAGCATCTGGCAATCGCTACAGCAACATGTGGACGCGCAGATTATCCAAAACAACTTCGAGGCACCCGCTACAGCGAGCCTCGGAAACCTGGATGCCGTTCTGCCGGCCGGACACACCCGCTATACGAATGAGGTGAACCTCGAACTCGCCCGGGTTATCGGAAAAGAGCCGCGCGTTATTCTGCAGGACATTCAGTCGATTGCAGCACGTCTCGGACTTGTCCAATGGAGCGAGCTGGACAGGTGGTGGAGCTACAAGCTTGCCACCACGGTAGAAGGCAGCTTTGCCATTGCTGCTTCGCTGGCTTCGATCATCCGGGCTATCTATGGCAAGTCGCGCAAGTGTTTGGTGCTTGATCTAGACAACACGTTGTGGGGAGGCGTTATCGGTGATGACGGTCCAGACAAGATCCAGATCGGCCGCGAGACGCCAGTCGCCGAGGCTTATACAGGGTTTCAGGAGTACTGCCTTTCGCTGCGCAATCGCGGCATCCTTCTTGCCGTCTGCTCGAAGAACAACGAGGAGATTGCCAAGCAAGGCTTCGATCATCCCGACAGCATTTTGAAGCTTGAGCACTTCGCAGCCTTCCGAGCCAACTGGGAGCCGAAGCACGAGAACATTCTCTCAATCGCCAAAGAGCTGAATCTGGGTGTGGATAGCTTTGTCTTCGTGGACGACAATCCTGCCGAGCGTGCGATCGTCGAGGGCAACATCGCCGGAATCGCCGTACCCGATGTTGGCTCCGATGTCTCGAAGTACGCGGGCATTCTCGATGCGGCACGCTACTTTGAAACGACCTCCCTGGCCAAGGACGACCTGCAGCGTGCCAAGCAGTACGAAGAGAATGCACAGCGCGCAAAGACCGAGACCAAATTTGCCAACTACGGGGAGTATCTCGATTCGCTGGAGATGACGGCCGAGATTGAGCTCTTCCAGCCGGTTTATATGGAGCGAATCGTCCAACTGACCAACAAGACAAACCAGTTCAACCTGACCACCCGCCGCTATACGCTTGCGGAGATGGAAGCCGCGATCAGCGATGGACAGATCGGTATTTACGGGAAGCTAACAGATCGGTTCGGCGACAATGGTCTCGTCTCCGTGGTACTGGGCCGGGTCGAAGGCCCCTGTATGCACATCGATCTTTGGTTGATGAGTTGCCGCGTGCTCAAACGAGAGATGGAGATCGCAATGCTTGACGTCCTGGCGGAACAAGCCAGGCAAGCGGGCGTGGAAACCATTCACGCGCAATATCTCCCCACAGCAAAAAATGCCATGGTGGCCGACCATTATGAGAAGCTTGGTTTCACACTTCTCTCTCGTGATGACACGACAGGTGTGTCCACATGGTCTCTCGATATTAGGCAGTACGAAGCACGAACCAGTCACATCAAACTTCCGGAGTTAAGCCTCAAAAATGGATAA
- a CDS encoding Ig-like domain-containing protein — MLGCGQETVVIPDTTRPVVISTNPANGATGVLLNQAITAVFSKALTASTVNATSFTVTAGGSAVAGTVSYSATGNVATFTPSASLAPGTLYTGTLTTAIADTASPSNSLATNYTWTFTTAFLPVVTSTAPVNGATSVPLAQVVSATFSKVMNPSTISASTFTVTASGVAVPGTVSYAGSTATFTPTVALASGTVFVATITSGAQDTNGYGLAANYVWSFTTVIVPPVVISTIPANGATNVPIAQTLSATFSKTMKATSINAATFTLTAGGVPVAGTVAYSGTVATFTPAVNLLSNTAYTATITTGAQDASGNPLTNNYVWSFTTVAVPPTVISTIPVAGATGVPITQAISVTFSKAMSPATLTNATFTVTAVSGAIAGNVTYAGLTATFTPNANLPAGTLLTATITTGAKDTTGTALGANYVWMFRTVPAPTPPAVISTVPLNAATGVPLNQAISATFSEAVDPSTVTAATFTLSAGGVPVAGVVTYVAAGSVATFTPAAPLVATTLYTATITTGVKDLSGTALAANYVWTFTTGAAPDTTPPTVIATNPLNNATAVPYNQAVTATFSKAINATTINATTFTLASPGGVLVPGAVTYAAVGVTATFTPTVNLLPNTLYTATVTTGVKDLAGNALAANYVFTFTTSALPNTTPPFVTLTNPINNATGVPINMAVSATFSEAMDPLTLTTATYTLVSSGGVAVAATVSYDPVTFIATLTPTANLASGTTYIATVTSGAKDLAGNALVNAGGVANPWMFTTGAAIIVPPVNLGTSSLFGAYGGAGITNQGIFTVINGNLGTTGVSTTVTGFHDNTPGCVYTETPLNIGLVNGAIDTAPPPPTVFCPNEGTAVTSAISAQAALDALNAYNTLAGMPGGLDVSNCPGCGGGQAGELGNRTLSPGIYKSAAASFSMTQGDLTLDAHGDPNAFWIFQMSTSLTVGTPSSNRNVLLVNGAQAKNVFWQVGTAATINGILGGGTMVGTIISQAGVSVSTAGVVAITTLNGRAMALFGPVTVVNTVINVPAP; from the coding sequence ATGCTTGGCTGCGGACAGGAAACGGTAGTCATACCCGACACGACTCGACCAGTGGTTATTTCCACAAATCCTGCCAACGGAGCCACGGGCGTACTTCTCAATCAAGCCATTACTGCTGTCTTCAGCAAAGCGCTCACCGCCTCCACGGTAAACGCGACGAGCTTTACTGTGACTGCAGGAGGCAGTGCCGTCGCAGGAACAGTTTCATACTCCGCGACAGGAAACGTCGCGACCTTTACCCCTTCTGCAAGTCTGGCACCCGGCACGCTCTATACCGGAACTCTCACTACAGCCATTGCCGATACCGCTTCGCCGTCGAATTCGCTCGCAACTAACTACACATGGACTTTCACGACGGCTTTTCTGCCCGTTGTGACCTCGACCGCGCCCGTCAATGGAGCGACGTCCGTTCCACTCGCGCAGGTTGTGAGCGCGACCTTCAGCAAAGTGATGAATCCCTCCACGATCTCCGCCTCCACCTTCACGGTGACCGCGAGCGGGGTAGCCGTTCCTGGTACTGTCTCCTACGCCGGCTCAACCGCTACCTTCACGCCCACCGTGGCGCTTGCATCCGGCACAGTGTTCGTTGCAACCATCACAAGCGGCGCGCAGGACACCAATGGCTATGGACTCGCAGCTAACTACGTTTGGAGCTTTACCACGGTGATTGTGCCTCCGGTCGTGATCTCCACGATCCCTGCCAATGGTGCAACGAATGTTCCTATCGCGCAGACGTTGAGTGCGACCTTCAGCAAGACCATGAAGGCAACGAGCATCAACGCGGCCACGTTTACTTTGACGGCCGGTGGCGTTCCGGTTGCAGGTACGGTTGCTTACAGCGGCACGGTCGCAACCTTCACTCCTGCTGTCAATCTTCTCTCCAATACGGCGTATACCGCGACGATCACGACGGGCGCGCAGGACGCCTCCGGCAATCCACTCACCAACAACTATGTGTGGTCGTTCACGACCGTCGCAGTTCCGCCCACCGTGATCTCTACCATCCCAGTTGCCGGTGCCACGGGAGTCCCGATCACACAGGCCATCAGTGTGACATTCAGTAAGGCGATGAGCCCTGCCACTTTGACCAACGCTACCTTCACCGTGACGGCCGTCAGTGGGGCGATCGCAGGCAACGTCACCTACGCAGGTCTGACGGCAACTTTTACCCCGAATGCGAATCTTCCCGCTGGCACGCTACTCACCGCAACCATCACCACGGGAGCGAAAGATACGACCGGCACTGCACTCGGAGCGAATTATGTGTGGATGTTCCGCACCGTGCCAGCGCCCACGCCACCCGCAGTTATCTCGACGGTGCCGCTGAATGCAGCGACCGGTGTGCCTCTCAACCAGGCGATCAGTGCAACTTTCAGCGAAGCTGTCGATCCCTCGACAGTGACTGCCGCCACCTTCACGCTGAGTGCGGGCGGAGTTCCGGTGGCTGGCGTCGTCACCTACGTGGCCGCTGGTTCAGTAGCAACCTTCACCCCCGCCGCACCCTTGGTCGCGACCACGCTCTACACCGCGACGATTACCACGGGCGTCAAGGATCTCTCAGGCACTGCCCTTGCTGCCAACTACGTGTGGACGTTCACGACCGGAGCGGCGCCCGATACCACTCCTCCAACCGTCATCGCTACCAACCCACTGAACAACGCGACGGCTGTGCCCTACAACCAGGCAGTCACCGCAACCTTCAGCAAGGCGATCAATGCCACCACCATCAACGCCACGACCTTTACGCTCGCCAGCCCTGGCGGAGTGCTGGTTCCCGGTGCTGTCACGTACGCCGCAGTGGGTGTCACAGCCACCTTCACGCCCACGGTGAATCTCCTACCCAATACGCTTTACACTGCGACCGTGACGACCGGTGTCAAGGATCTCGCCGGCAATGCACTCGCGGCAAACTATGTCTTCACCTTCACGACGAGTGCGCTACCCAACACAACTCCACCCTTCGTTACTCTGACCAACCCGATCAACAACGCAACGGGAGTGCCCATCAACATGGCAGTGAGCGCGACGTTCAGCGAGGCGATGGATCCTCTCACGCTCACGACGGCGACCTATACCCTTGTTTCATCGGGTGGCGTTGCAGTCGCGGCAACCGTGTCGTACGACCCCGTTACCTTCATCGCAACCCTTACGCCTACTGCGAATCTCGCATCCGGCACAACATACATCGCGACAGTTACCAGCGGAGCGAAGGACCTTGCGGGGAATGCGCTGGTCAACGCTGGTGGAGTTGCGAACCCATGGATGTTCACCACAGGTGCAGCCATTATCGTTCCGCCTGTGAATCTCGGTACGTCGTCACTCTTCGGAGCCTATGGCGGAGCGGGCATCACCAACCAGGGCATCTTTACCGTAATCAACGGAAATCTCGGTACGACCGGCGTTTCGACGACGGTCACGGGCTTCCATGACAATACGCCCGGATGCGTCTACACGGAGACTCCGCTCAACATCGGTCTGGTCAACGGAGCGATCGATACTGCACCGCCGCCGCCGACGGTCTTCTGCCCCAACGAAGGCACAGCGGTAACTTCGGCCATCTCGGCGCAGGCGGCTCTCGATGCACTGAACGCGTATAACACGCTTGCAGGAATGCCTGGAGGGCTCGACGTCTCAAACTGCCCGGGATGTGGTGGTGGACAAGCAGGGGAGCTAGGCAATCGTACGCTCAGCCCAGGCATCTATAAGTCGGCGGCGGCCAGCTTCAGTATGACGCAGGGTGATCTCACGCTCGACGCTCATGGCGATCCGAATGCGTTCTGGATCTTCCAGATGAGCACCTCGCTGACAGTCGGAACGCCGTCCTCCAATCGCAACGTACTCCTGGTCAACGGCGCGCAAGCCAAGAACGTCTTCTGGCAGGTGGGCACGGCAGCAACGATCAACGGCATCCTCGGCGGAGGAACGATGGTGGGAACCATCATCTCTCAGGCAGGTGTCTCCGTTTCGACGGCAGGCGTTGTCGCCATCACGACCCTCAACGGCAGAGCAATGGCGTTGTTCGGACCGGTTACGGTTGTGAACACGGTCATCAATGTTCCTGCTCCGTAA
- the cysN gene encoding sulfate adenylyltransferase subunit CysN: MASHTITPQPEVPPFEAFLEAHLGQEMLRFTTAGSVDDGKSTLIGRLLHDTKSVYEDQLAAVASSRVNRASGGHVDFSLLTDGLKAEREQGITIDVAYRYFSTAKRKFIIADTPGHEQYTRNMATGASTADVAIVLIDARAFLRLGTLLPQSRRHTYIASLLGIPHVVAAVNKMDIVDYSHATFQAIEAEFRALAAKLGLPSVQVIPVSALEGDNVVTPSTHMRWYSGPTLLEYLENVPLSTTLSIEAGDAAPLRFPVQLVLRPDLNFRGFAGQVARGVLRPGEAVMALPSRKTSTVKRIVTYDGDLEAAAFPQSVTVELEDEIDLSRGEMLVSAAESAVLPSISNRFKAMVVWMHEDALVVGKTYIAKHTTRTVRATVKAIDFRVDIGTLDHLPAERLVMNEVAEVEFETSLPLFFDAYADSRATGALILIDAISNATVGAAMILGPVEMGEAAPIEALATDKERPVLCLLPGRPQDAQRMQASFVSSGERAIVIDDDAIPDEAVPAVVRALQLAGVIAITARFLNPEIEEVAVEIAGSRVFRLNESGVSGSESH; encoded by the coding sequence ATGGCATCGCATACGATTACTCCGCAGCCGGAAGTCCCACCTTTTGAGGCATTTCTCGAGGCCCACCTGGGACAGGAGATGCTCCGATTCACAACGGCCGGATCGGTGGACGACGGGAAGTCGACTCTGATTGGTCGTCTGCTGCACGACACGAAGTCGGTGTATGAGGACCAGTTGGCGGCGGTAGCGAGCTCGCGTGTGAACCGGGCTTCGGGCGGACATGTGGATTTTTCGCTGCTTACCGACGGCCTGAAGGCGGAGCGGGAGCAGGGGATTACGATCGACGTTGCCTACCGGTACTTTTCGACGGCAAAGCGGAAGTTCATCATTGCCGACACGCCGGGGCACGAGCAGTACACGCGGAACATGGCTACGGGCGCCTCGACGGCGGATGTGGCGATTGTCCTGATCGATGCGCGGGCGTTTCTAAGGCTCGGGACTCTGCTGCCCCAGTCGCGCCGCCACACCTACATCGCGTCTTTGCTGGGGATTCCGCATGTGGTCGCGGCGGTGAACAAGATGGATATCGTCGATTACTCGCATGCGACGTTCCAGGCGATCGAGGCGGAGTTCCGGGCGTTGGCGGCAAAGCTTGGGCTTCCTTCTGTTCAAGTGATTCCAGTGAGCGCCCTGGAAGGGGATAACGTGGTGACTCCGAGCACGCATATGCGCTGGTACTCGGGTCCTACTCTACTGGAATATCTTGAGAATGTGCCACTTAGCACGACATTGAGCATAGAAGCCGGAGATGCGGCACCTCTGCGGTTTCCGGTGCAACTTGTGCTGCGGCCGGATTTGAACTTCCGTGGGTTTGCCGGGCAGGTGGCTCGGGGCGTGCTGCGACCGGGCGAGGCCGTGATGGCTCTTCCTTCGCGAAAGACGTCCACGGTGAAGCGGATTGTGACATACGACGGCGACCTGGAGGCGGCGGCGTTCCCGCAGAGCGTGACGGTGGAGCTGGAAGACGAGATCGATCTGAGCCGCGGCGAGATGCTGGTTTCGGCGGCAGAATCCGCAGTGCTTCCATCTATCTCCAATCGTTTCAAGGCGATGGTCGTCTGGATGCACGAGGATGCGCTGGTGGTGGGCAAGACGTATATTGCCAAACATACGACGCGTACGGTGCGTGCCACCGTGAAAGCCATTGATTTCAGGGTGGATATTGGGACGCTCGATCATCTGCCGGCAGAGCGGCTGGTGATGAATGAGGTGGCCGAGGTGGAGTTTGAGACGAGCCTGCCTTTGTTTTTCGACGCCTATGCGGATTCCCGGGCCACCGGTGCGCTGATTCTGATCGATGCGATCTCAAACGCCACGGTTGGCGCGGCGATGATCCTGGGCCCTGTTGAGATGGGGGAAGCCGCTCCGATTGAGGCACTTGCGACGGATAAGGAAAGGCCGGTGCTCTGTCTTCTGCCGGGGCGTCCGCAGGATGCGCAGAGGATGCAGGCGAGTTTCGTTTCTTCGGGTGAGCGGGCGATTGTGATTGACGACGACGCGATTCCGGACGAGGCTGTGCCGGCGGTTGTGCGGGCGCTGCAACTGGCTGGTGTGATTGCGATTACGGCTCGGTTCCTCAACCCCGAGATTGAAGAAGTGGCGGTGGAGATCGCCGGGAGCCGGGTGTTTCGGTTGAACGAATCCGGCGTTTCGGGCAGTGAATCGCACTGA
- a CDS encoding FtsX-like permease family protein: MTDSLRTFWSKATSLLGQGRAANLFDEEVQLQPMTQAAQFTNSISQHVMFARLAGCFGVLAVALIGTGLYGTLAYRVNRRSAEIALRMALGAQRSEVVWMVLRGSLILTGYGVIIGIPLAMAACRGLESSLYGMKPLDLASYIFSVLGVTAVAILSSAVPTVRAATTDPSSALRAD; encoded by the coding sequence ATGACGGATTCCTTGCGAACCTTCTGGTCCAAGGCGACTTCTCTGCTTGGTCAGGGACGCGCCGCGAACCTTTTCGATGAAGAGGTACAGCTTCAACCAATGACACAGGCTGCGCAGTTTACGAATTCGATCTCACAGCACGTGATGTTTGCACGGTTGGCAGGCTGCTTCGGTGTGTTGGCCGTAGCGCTGATCGGTACAGGCCTGTACGGCACGCTGGCGTACAGGGTAAACAGGCGAAGCGCGGAGATCGCTTTGCGGATGGCACTTGGGGCCCAGAGGTCTGAGGTTGTGTGGATGGTGTTGCGCGGGAGTCTTATCTTGACGGGTTACGGCGTGATCATTGGGATTCCCCTAGCGATGGCCGCATGCAGAGGGTTGGAAAGCTCGCTGTATGGGATGAAGCCACTTGATCTCGCTAGCTATATTTTTTCCGTACTCGGAGTAACCGCGGTCGCGATCTTATCAAGCGCAGTGCCGACCGTAAGAGCCGCGACGACGGATCCCTCAAGTGCGTTGCGAGCAGACTGA
- a CDS encoding PadR family transcriptional regulator, whose product MAADKSEVLQGTLDLMILKTLQALGALHGFGIARRIEQLSEDVLTLNEGTVYTSLLRLQQKGWIVSEWGTSDNNRRARFYSITKRGIKQLAVETENWERIAAVIGRVLALEAKG is encoded by the coding sequence ATGGCAGCCGACAAGTCTGAAGTTTTACAGGGAACATTGGATCTGATGATCCTGAAGACGCTGCAGGCCCTGGGCGCTCTGCATGGATTTGGGATTGCACGGCGGATCGAGCAGTTGAGCGAAGACGTGCTGACCCTGAATGAGGGCACGGTCTACACTTCCCTGTTGCGCTTGCAGCAGAAGGGCTGGATCGTGAGCGAGTGGGGCACCTCCGACAACAACAGGCGCGCGCGCTTTTACAGCATTACGAAGCGCGGGATAAAGCAGCTCGCCGTAGAGACCGAGAACTGGGAGCGCATCGCAGCGGTGATTGGGCGGGTGCTTGCGCTTGAAGCGAAGGGGTGA